Proteins from one Microbacterium sp. Root553 genomic window:
- a CDS encoding DUF3710 domain-containing protein, with amino-acid sequence MTDNNETPSAPAPHDRASQGPFDDSEANPVRPYIDLGGIKILPREGLNLRLEVEEQSKRIVAVGLDYAESSLQVQPFAAPRSGGLWDETRVQLRDQVRTQGGRVEEREGPLGKELLAEVPAAASEGSELRLARFIGIDGPRWFLRGVIGGAAASDLEAAAKVEDLFRSIVVVRGGAPMPPRDLIPLKMPATPGSA; translated from the coding sequence ATGACTGACAACAACGAGACTCCCTCCGCGCCGGCTCCCCACGATCGGGCCTCGCAGGGGCCCTTCGACGACTCCGAAGCGAACCCGGTGCGGCCGTACATCGATCTCGGTGGCATCAAGATCCTTCCCCGCGAGGGGCTCAACCTCCGCCTGGAGGTCGAGGAGCAGTCCAAGCGCATCGTCGCGGTCGGTCTCGACTACGCCGAGTCGTCGCTGCAGGTGCAGCCCTTCGCGGCACCGCGGTCCGGCGGGCTCTGGGACGAGACGCGCGTTCAGCTGCGCGACCAGGTGCGCACCCAGGGCGGCCGGGTCGAGGAGCGCGAAGGCCCTCTCGGCAAGGAGCTCCTCGCCGAGGTTCCTGCGGCAGCGAGCGAGGGATCGGAGCTGCGTCTGGCCCGTTTCATCGGCATCGACGGCCCGCGCTGGTTCCTCCGCGGTGTGATCGGCGGTGCCGCCGCCTCCGACCTCGAGGCCGCGGCCAAGGTCGAGGACCTGTTCCGCTCGATCGTGGTCGTCCGCGGGGGTGCGCCCATGCCGCCGCGCGATCTGATCCCGCTGAAGATGCCCGCGACTCCCGGCTCCGCGTGA
- a CDS encoding F390 synthetase-related protein, with the protein MSRLRILREFAAVRWLRPLRTRAAIERRQRRLLRAHLRFLRRRSRYFGDLLAMRSFADLPLMDKSVMMSRFDDINTVGVGRDDALALAIANERAREFDLDLGSHSVGLSSGTSGHRGLFVVSAAERDAWVGAVLARTLPRGALLGHRIALFLRADNTLYESVGSAAVSFRYFDVYADMAENIAALRSFGPTILVAPPSVLRLIAHAADAGEFDVVPQKVYAVAEVLEVFDAQRITRSLGQERLHQLYQCTEGFLAHTCPHGVIHLNEDDILVEREYLDAERFTPIVTDLRRRAQPIVRYRLGDVLRERTSPCPCGTALTAIERIEGREGDTLILRGLDGREVPVFADVITRALLYADGFDEYRITQIGESRLQIALDTVDDRSRRRVADEVGALAHRLGCERPDLEFIGFVPDGSVKLRRVVQGWGERRW; encoded by the coding sequence ATGTCGCGACTGAGGATCCTGCGCGAGTTCGCGGCGGTGCGGTGGTTGCGTCCGCTGCGCACCCGAGCGGCGATCGAGCGGCGTCAGCGGCGCCTGCTGCGCGCGCACCTGCGGTTCCTGCGTCGTCGATCCCGGTACTTCGGAGATCTCCTCGCCATGCGGTCCTTCGCGGACCTCCCGCTGATGGACAAGAGCGTCATGATGAGCCGGTTCGACGACATCAACACGGTCGGTGTCGGCAGGGATGACGCGCTGGCCCTCGCGATCGCGAACGAGCGCGCGCGGGAGTTCGATCTCGACCTCGGGTCCCACTCCGTGGGTCTCTCCAGCGGCACGAGCGGACACCGCGGCCTGTTCGTGGTGAGTGCGGCCGAGCGCGACGCCTGGGTGGGGGCCGTGCTGGCACGAACCCTCCCGCGCGGCGCCCTGCTCGGACACCGCATCGCGCTCTTCCTGCGCGCCGACAACACGCTCTACGAGTCGGTCGGCTCCGCGGCGGTGTCGTTCCGCTACTTCGACGTGTACGCGGACATGGCGGAGAACATCGCGGCCCTGCGCTCCTTCGGCCCGACCATCCTCGTGGCTCCGCCCTCCGTGCTCCGGCTGATCGCGCATGCCGCGGATGCCGGGGAGTTCGACGTCGTCCCGCAGAAGGTCTACGCGGTTGCCGAGGTGCTCGAGGTCTTCGATGCGCAGCGGATCACGCGATCGCTCGGACAGGAGCGTCTGCATCAGCTGTACCAGTGCACCGAGGGGTTCCTCGCGCACACCTGCCCGCACGGGGTCATCCACCTCAACGAGGACGACATCCTGGTCGAGCGGGAGTACCTGGATGCCGAGCGCTTCACCCCGATCGTCACGGATCTGCGTCGTCGTGCGCAGCCGATCGTGCGCTACCGCCTCGGAGACGTGCTGCGCGAGCGCACGTCGCCGTGCCCGTGCGGCACCGCCCTGACGGCGATCGAGCGCATCGAAGGGCGCGAGGGCGACACGCTGATCCTCCGCGGCCTCGACGGCCGCGAGGTGCCCGTGTTCGCGGACGTGATCACGCGTGCGCTGCTGTATGCCGACGGGTTCGACGAGTACCGCATCACGCAGATCGGCGAGTCGCGCCTGCAGATCGCCCTGGACACGGTCGATGATCGGTCTCGGCGCCGCGTGGCGGATGAGGTGGGGGCGCTCGCGCATCGACTCGGATGCGAGCGTCCGGACCTCGAGTTCATCGGATTCGTGCCGGACGGGTCGGTGAAGCTGCGTCGGGTCGTGCAGGGATGGGGGGAGCGGAGATGGTGA
- the dut gene encoding dUTP diphosphatase, whose protein sequence is MTDSVDVPIIASVVPGYAHPGDAGADLVAAEAVHLAPGERALVATGVRIALPDGYAAFVVPRSGLAAKHGISIVNSPGTVDAGYRGEIKVSLINTDIHSAYDVAVGDRIAQLIVMPVTRAVFIPVEELPDSIRGEGGFGSTGYQADTHSPSAGQTND, encoded by the coding sequence GTGACTGATTCCGTTGATGTCCCCATTATCGCCTCTGTGGTGCCGGGATACGCTCACCCCGGCGACGCGGGAGCAGATCTGGTCGCTGCCGAGGCCGTGCACCTCGCACCGGGTGAGCGTGCGCTGGTCGCCACCGGAGTGCGGATCGCGCTGCCCGACGGATACGCGGCCTTCGTGGTCCCGCGCAGCGGGCTCGCCGCCAAGCACGGCATCTCGATCGTCAACTCGCCGGGCACCGTCGACGCCGGCTACCGCGGTGAGATCAAGGTGAGCCTGATCAACACCGACATCCACAGCGCGTACGATGTGGCCGTCGGCGATCGCATCGCGCAGCTGATCGTGATGCCGGTCACCCGTGCCGTCTTCATCCCGGTCGAGGAGCTGCCCGACAGCATCCGCGGCGAAGGCGGCTTCGGTTCGACCGGCTACCAGGCAGACACCCATTCCCCCTCGGCAGGACAGACCAATGACTGA
- a CDS encoding DUF3093 domain-containing protein gives MQNIDPDTRTRYRERLSPSLWLLVTVALAGPMVALIAVPAGSTIALVAGAAVSALLVIAVIAVTPVVAVDGDVLSAGRAHIEVRHLGVPIALTAEDARQARGPGLPARGWHLIRGGIDGLVVVPNIDPDDPVDTWTISTRTPDRLAAAIIAAQG, from the coding sequence ATGCAGAACATCGACCCCGACACGCGCACCCGCTACCGCGAGAGACTGTCCCCCAGCCTGTGGCTGCTGGTGACGGTGGCTCTCGCCGGCCCGATGGTCGCGCTCATCGCGGTGCCCGCCGGCTCCACGATCGCTCTGGTCGCCGGGGCCGCCGTCTCGGCGCTGCTGGTGATCGCCGTGATCGCGGTCACCCCCGTCGTCGCGGTCGACGGTGACGTGCTGAGTGCGGGTCGAGCGCACATCGAGGTCCGCCACCTCGGCGTGCCGATCGCCCTGACCGCCGAGGACGCCCGCCAGGCTCGCGGCCCGGGGCTTCCTGCACGCGGCTGGCACCTGATCCGCGGCGGCATCGACGGTCTGGTCGTGGTGCCGAACATCGACCCCGATGACCCCGTCGACACCTGGACGATCTCGACCAGGACGCCCGACCGACTCGCCGCGGCGATCATCGCCGCGCAGGGCTGA
- the sepH gene encoding septation protein SepH, translating into MENVTIVGTEAGLLVLATESGERFALPIDDVLHRELRRATRQSEPAAQRLAASPRDIQAQIRAGLTTTEVAELLGIAVEDVVRFEGPVLAEREHVIGQALAVPVLIGSDVEPDAQPTFGTAIRAKLAEVEASAERWASWKGENGWVIKLEFSANDVDHDARWSFDPRRSALSPLNADATQLSRQGSLPDGLIPRLRAVDAERQPSPYKDDSRFDSGAFGPRLVPTPESEVDDVAIPERSAAAAQNAATKRAPESATTSPETADLLEALRRRRGQRETAPLLEHPDDDDETGPIALFDAFEGDQSDEREDEPAAPAEPTNETGGRRKRRNAMPSWDEIVFGAKTDE; encoded by the coding sequence ATGGAAAACGTCACCATCGTCGGCACGGAGGCAGGCCTGCTCGTACTCGCGACCGAGTCGGGCGAGCGGTTCGCGCTGCCCATCGACGACGTCCTGCATCGTGAGCTCCGCCGCGCCACACGGCAGAGCGAGCCGGCCGCGCAGCGCCTCGCCGCGAGCCCGCGCGACATCCAGGCGCAGATCCGCGCAGGACTCACCACGACCGAGGTCGCCGAGCTGCTGGGCATCGCCGTCGAGGACGTCGTGCGCTTCGAGGGTCCGGTCCTCGCCGAGCGCGAGCACGTGATCGGTCAGGCACTCGCCGTCCCCGTCCTGATCGGCAGCGATGTCGAGCCCGACGCGCAGCCGACGTTCGGCACCGCCATCCGCGCCAAGCTCGCAGAGGTCGAGGCCTCCGCCGAGCGGTGGGCCAGCTGGAAGGGCGAGAACGGTTGGGTCATCAAGCTCGAGTTCAGCGCCAACGACGTCGACCACGACGCGCGCTGGAGCTTCGATCCCCGCCGCAGCGCCCTCTCGCCGCTCAACGCGGATGCGACCCAGCTCTCCCGTCAGGGCTCTCTTCCCGACGGACTGATCCCCCGGTTGCGCGCGGTCGACGCCGAGCGCCAGCCGTCGCCCTACAAGGACGACAGCCGCTTCGACTCCGGCGCGTTCGGACCGCGACTGGTGCCCACCCCCGAGAGCGAGGTCGACGACGTCGCGATCCCCGAGCGGTCCGCCGCCGCCGCGCAGAACGCCGCGACGAAACGGGCCCCGGAATCCGCGACCACCAGCCCGGAGACCGCCGATCTGCTCGAGGCGCTCCGCCGCCGCCGCGGTCAGCGCGAGACGGCCCCTCTTCTCGAGCATCCCGACGACGACGACGAGACGGGACCGATCGCGCTGTTCGATGCGTTCGAGGGCGATCAGTCCGACGAGCGCGAAGACGAACCCGCGGCACCGGCCGAGCCGACGAACGAGACCGGCGGGCGGCGCAAGCGGCGTAACGCCATGCCGTCGTGGGATGAGATCGTCTTCGGCGCCAAGACCGACGAGTAG
- a CDS encoding DNA gyrase/topoisomerase IV subunit A: MPKNPPAELAPERIQDIDLETEMQGSFLEYAYSVIYSRALPDARDGLKPVQRRILYQMSEMGLRPDRGHVKSARVVGEVMGKLHPHGDSAIYDALVRLAQDFALRVPLVDGHGNFGSLDDGPAAARYTEARLASPAMALTENLDEDVVDFVPNYDGQFQQPSVLPAAFPNLLVNGASGIAVGMATNMAPHNLIEVVAAATHLLENPDATTEELMEFVPGPDFPSGGILMGLDGVKDAYANGRGALKVRGKVSVEPLGPRRTGIIVSELPYMVGPERLIEKIRDAVQAKKLQGISDVTDLTDRNHGLRVAIGVKTGFDPQAVLEQLYRLTPLEDSFSINNVALVDGQPRTLGLKEMLRVYVAHRLEVITRRSRYRLARREERLHLVEGLLIAILDIDEVIQVIRSSDDSEQARSRLRSVFDLSELQAEYILELRLRRLTKFSRIELETERDALLAEIAALRELLASDVLLRAAVAKELDAAAEAYGTPRRTLLMNAAPAKPRATKGAVDLQIADAPTVLVLSTTGRAVRVDLGEGQELSLPPRRSKHDAILATVETTVRAEIGALTSEGRVLRFSPVDLPSVPSSSVQLAAGAPLRDYLGITTRGERILGFVRFDSDTPIALGTAQGTVKRIVPSTLPVRPDLEVIGMKPGDTVVGAVEARDDADLVFVTTDAQLLRFSASAVRPQGAPAGGMAGIKLGAGSTVLFFGAVAPDTDAVVATVSGSDSILPGTEPGRAKVSAFAEYPAKGRATGGVRAHSFLKGEDRLTVAWVGPTPAQAVDPTGAVRKLPEAGARRDASGQPIDGVIGSIGRTLV, encoded by the coding sequence ATGCCGAAGAACCCGCCTGCCGAGCTCGCACCGGAGCGAATCCAGGACATCGATCTCGAGACCGAGATGCAGGGTTCGTTCCTCGAGTACGCCTACTCGGTGATCTACTCCCGGGCGCTGCCCGATGCGCGTGATGGCCTGAAGCCCGTGCAGCGACGGATCCTCTACCAGATGTCCGAGATGGGACTGCGCCCCGACCGCGGCCACGTCAAGAGCGCCCGCGTCGTGGGCGAGGTCATGGGAAAGCTGCATCCCCATGGTGATTCCGCGATCTACGACGCGCTGGTGCGACTCGCTCAGGACTTCGCGCTCCGGGTGCCGCTCGTCGACGGGCACGGCAACTTCGGATCGCTCGACGACGGTCCCGCCGCCGCCCGATACACGGAGGCGCGGCTCGCCTCGCCCGCGATGGCCCTCACCGAGAACCTCGACGAGGATGTCGTCGATTTCGTGCCGAACTACGACGGGCAGTTCCAGCAGCCTTCGGTTCTGCCTGCGGCGTTCCCGAACCTCCTCGTCAACGGCGCCAGCGGCATCGCGGTCGGCATGGCCACCAACATGGCCCCGCACAACCTCATCGAGGTCGTCGCCGCAGCCACGCACCTGCTCGAGAATCCGGATGCCACCACCGAGGAGCTGATGGAGTTCGTGCCGGGCCCGGACTTCCCCTCCGGCGGCATCCTGATGGGCCTCGACGGCGTCAAGGACGCCTACGCGAACGGCCGTGGTGCGCTCAAGGTGCGCGGCAAGGTCTCGGTGGAACCGCTCGGGCCGCGGCGCACCGGGATCATCGTCTCCGAGCTGCCGTACATGGTCGGCCCCGAGCGGCTGATCGAGAAGATCCGCGATGCGGTGCAGGCGAAGAAGCTGCAGGGCATCAGCGATGTCACCGACCTCACCGACCGCAACCACGGACTCCGCGTCGCGATCGGCGTCAAGACGGGTTTCGACCCGCAGGCCGTGCTCGAGCAGCTGTACCGGCTGACGCCCCTCGAAGACTCCTTCAGCATCAACAACGTCGCGCTCGTCGACGGGCAGCCCCGCACGCTCGGGCTCAAGGAGATGCTGCGCGTCTACGTCGCCCACCGGCTCGAGGTCATCACCCGGCGCAGTCGTTACCGCCTGGCCCGGCGCGAAGAGCGCCTGCACCTCGTCGAGGGTCTGCTCATCGCGATCCTCGACATCGACGAGGTCATCCAGGTCATCCGCTCCTCCGATGACTCCGAGCAGGCGCGGTCCCGGCTGCGTTCGGTGTTCGATCTCAGCGAGCTGCAGGCCGAGTACATCCTCGAGCTGCGCCTTCGCCGTCTGACCAAGTTCTCGCGGATCGAGCTCGAGACCGAACGCGATGCCCTTCTCGCCGAGATCGCAGCCCTGCGCGAACTCCTCGCCAGCGACGTGCTGCTGCGTGCAGCGGTCGCGAAGGAGCTCGACGCCGCGGCCGAGGCGTACGGCACCCCTCGCCGCACGCTGCTGATGAACGCCGCTCCCGCCAAGCCTCGCGCGACGAAGGGTGCTGTCGACCTCCAGATCGCGGATGCGCCCACCGTTCTCGTCCTGTCGACCACCGGGCGGGCGGTGCGAGTGGATCTCGGCGAGGGCCAGGAGCTCTCCCTGCCGCCTCGGCGCAGCAAGCACGACGCGATCCTCGCCACCGTCGAGACGACGGTGCGCGCCGAGATCGGCGCGCTGACCTCCGAGGGGCGAGTGCTGCGATTCTCCCCCGTCGACCTGCCGTCGGTGCCGTCGTCGTCCGTGCAGCTCGCCGCCGGCGCGCCGCTGCGGGACTACCTCGGGATCACGACGCGGGGAGAGCGGATCCTCGGATTCGTCCGTTTCGACAGCGACACCCCGATCGCGCTCGGCACCGCGCAGGGAACGGTGAAGCGGATCGTCCCCTCGACGCTGCCCGTGCGTCCGGACCTCGAGGTGATCGGCATGAAACCCGGCGACACCGTCGTCGGAGCCGTCGAGGCGCGAGACGATGCCGACCTGGTGTTCGTCACGACCGATGCTCAGCTGCTGCGCTTCTCGGCGTCCGCGGTGCGCCCGCAGGGTGCGCCCGCCGGCGGCATGGCGGGGATCAAGCTCGGTGCAGGGTCCACGGTGCTCTTCTTCGGAGCCGTGGCCCCCGACACGGATGCGGTGGTCGCCACCGTCTCCGGGTCCGACAGCATCCTCCCGGGAACGGAACCGGGGCGAGCGAAGGTGTCGGCGTTCGCGGAGTATCCCGCGAAGGGCCGTGCGACGGGCGGCGTCCGGGCGCACTCCTTCCTGAAGGGCGAGGATCGGCTCACGGTCGCCTGGGTCGGGCCGACCCCGGCGCAGGCCGTCGACCCGACCGGTGCCGTGCGAAAGCTCCCCGAGGCGGGCGCCAGGCGCGATGCCTCGGGTCAGCCCATCGACGGCGTGATCGGCAGCATCGGCCGCACCCTGGTCTGA
- a CDS encoding alkaline phosphatase family protein: protein MSLILPSEPAAARSIVGVADDVFDALHGDSAVLPRAESVVLVLVDGLGAISLRAHAGHARALTAGMAKKDVAYSVFPSTTAAALTSILTGAWPGEHGLVGYRVRDPARDILVNQLTGWESEGLDPMTWQAAPTVFERARGEGRPAYAVGVAAYAESGFTRATLRGADFVAAQTPADRVASAYDLAERNPGALVYCYLPEVDKAGHRYGVDSAQWVAALEEIDGALSLRVPPGVGVLVTSDHGMVDVPAHRQVVLEAEHLAGVRHIGGEPRMLHVYTDPEADAAAVAAQWSSDLQGLADVGTREDAIAAGLFGPTIAPAAASRMGDLLVVARGNGAVYDGTAADQRGRGMVGQHGGLTPEERQVPLLRLGAFAR from the coding sequence GTGTCCCTCATTCTACCGTCCGAGCCTGCCGCCGCTCGGAGCATCGTCGGGGTGGCGGACGACGTGTTCGACGCCCTTCACGGCGACTCCGCGGTGCTGCCGCGCGCCGAATCGGTCGTGCTGGTCCTCGTCGACGGTCTCGGGGCCATCAGTCTGCGCGCTCACGCCGGGCATGCGCGCGCCCTCACGGCGGGTATGGCGAAGAAGGACGTGGCGTACTCGGTCTTCCCTTCGACCACCGCGGCGGCGCTCACCAGCATCCTGACCGGTGCGTGGCCGGGCGAGCACGGCCTGGTCGGATACCGCGTCCGTGATCCCGCGCGGGACATCCTCGTGAACCAGCTGACCGGGTGGGAGTCCGAGGGTCTGGATCCGATGACCTGGCAGGCGGCCCCGACCGTCTTCGAGCGAGCGCGGGGGGAAGGGCGACCGGCATACGCGGTCGGTGTCGCTGCGTATGCCGAGAGCGGATTCACTCGGGCGACGCTGCGCGGAGCCGATTTCGTCGCCGCGCAGACACCCGCGGATCGCGTGGCTTCGGCCTACGATCTGGCCGAGCGGAACCCCGGTGCGCTCGTCTACTGCTATCTCCCCGAGGTCGACAAGGCGGGGCATCGGTACGGCGTCGACTCCGCCCAGTGGGTCGCGGCGCTCGAGGAGATCGACGGCGCCCTGTCGCTCCGCGTGCCCCCGGGGGTCGGCGTCCTCGTCACCTCGGACCACGGGATGGTCGACGTCCCGGCGCACAGGCAGGTCGTCCTCGAGGCGGAGCACCTCGCGGGCGTCCGTCACATCGGCGGCGAGCCCAGGATGCTGCATGTCTACACGGACCCCGAGGCCGATGCCGCGGCCGTCGCCGCGCAGTGGTCCTCGGATCTGCAGGGACTGGCCGATGTGGGCACCAGGGAGGACGCGATCGCCGCGGGGCTCTTCGGGCCGACGATCGCGCCCGCCGCCGCGTCACGGATGGGCGACCTGCTGGTGGTCGCACGGGGGAACGGCGCGGTCTACGACGGCACCGCCGCAGACCAGCGAGGTCGTGGCATGGTCGGACAGCACGGCGGTCTCACCCCGGAGGAGAGACAGGTACCGCTGCTCCGGCTGGGGGCCTTCGCGCGCTGA
- a CDS encoding 3-oxoacyl-ACP synthase III family protein: MVRNCEIAGWGTFLPDRTVSFGGETRYRLDDDTSHLDMLAEACERALAHAGVRADQIDLVLGASAAGIQPIPCTAALVLERLTLSGRAAAFDVNSTCTSFITALDIASRYLDAGDHETILVFAGDVGTRFLNPEQRESFELFSDAGAAVVLRRSADPARGVIASAQRTWPAYAHDTEIRGGLSGSPAQVYAERDPADYLFDMNGRRALLGMMRVLPEFFESFHESAGVSYDDVALWVPHQASAALGPMLDRLGIPVERRIDEVRHFGNMVSSSVPFMLARALESGRVRTGDTVILCGTAAGLTANILALRL, translated from the coding sequence ATGGTGAGGAACTGCGAGATCGCGGGGTGGGGGACATTCCTGCCCGACCGCACGGTGAGCTTCGGAGGCGAGACGCGATATCGCCTCGACGACGACACATCGCACCTCGACATGCTCGCGGAGGCGTGTGAGCGCGCACTCGCACACGCCGGCGTCCGCGCCGATCAGATCGATCTCGTCCTCGGTGCCTCAGCCGCCGGCATCCAGCCCATCCCGTGCACGGCGGCGCTCGTGCTGGAGAGGCTGACTCTGAGCGGTCGCGCCGCGGCGTTCGATGTGAACTCCACCTGCACGAGCTTCATCACGGCGCTCGACATCGCCTCGCGCTATCTGGACGCGGGGGACCACGAGACGATCCTCGTCTTCGCTGGCGACGTGGGCACACGGTTCCTCAACCCGGAGCAGCGCGAGAGCTTCGAGCTCTTCAGCGATGCCGGCGCGGCTGTGGTGCTGCGCCGTTCCGCGGATCCCGCACGCGGGGTGATCGCGAGCGCACAGCGCACCTGGCCCGCCTACGCGCACGACACGGAGATCAGGGGCGGACTGTCGGGGTCCCCGGCGCAGGTCTACGCGGAGCGGGACCCCGCGGACTACCTCTTCGACATGAACGGGCGCCGTGCACTGCTGGGGATGATGCGTGTGCTGCCGGAGTTCTTCGAGTCGTTCCATGAGAGCGCGGGCGTGTCCTACGACGACGTCGCGCTGTGGGTGCCGCACCAGGCATCCGCAGCACTCGGCCCGATGCTCGACCGCCTCGGTATCCCCGTCGAGCGACGCATCGATGAGGTGCGGCACTTCGGCAACATGGTCTCGTCCTCGGTGCCGTTCATGCTCGCCCGCGCGCTCGAGAGCGGTCGGGTGCGCACCGGTGACACGGTGATCCTGTGCGGCACGGCCGCCGGACTCACCGCCAACATCCTGGCGCTGCGCCTCTGA
- a CDS encoding NAD-dependent epimerase/dehydratase family protein — MSGARVLVTGASGFLGGHVVPDLHRHGYEVFAAGRDLTALARVADEAHRVPGDLASLRRLDLPVDAVIHCAALSTPWGEWRDFRSTNIEGTGHVVEFARRNGVRRIVHVSSPSVYAAPRDRLGIREGDVDRSNRLNGYIRSKIAAEDLLLEARDAGTIPELVIVRPRGLIGVGDPSLVPRLLAVHRRIGVPLFDGGDTLIDLTAVENVAAALRLALHRGDAAGGVYNISNDDPRRFRDLLTTLLGLLGQEPRFRPLPRPLAWALAGVLERVCSALPWRPEPPLTRYTLTTIAYSQTLDVSRAKADLGYRPEVSLDEALARVAAHMPGES, encoded by the coding sequence ATGTCCGGAGCCCGTGTGCTGGTGACGGGGGCGAGCGGGTTCCTCGGCGGGCACGTCGTGCCCGATCTGCACAGGCACGGCTACGAGGTCTTCGCCGCCGGCCGTGACCTGACGGCGCTCGCGCGGGTGGCCGACGAGGCGCATCGGGTTCCCGGCGACCTCGCGTCGCTGCGGCGCCTGGACCTTCCGGTGGACGCCGTCATCCACTGCGCCGCCCTCTCGACGCCGTGGGGTGAGTGGCGGGACTTCCGGTCGACGAACATCGAGGGCACGGGCCACGTCGTGGAATTCGCCCGTCGCAACGGTGTGCGCCGGATCGTGCACGTCTCGTCGCCGAGCGTGTATGCGGCGCCGCGCGATCGACTCGGCATCCGAGAGGGGGATGTCGACCGCAGCAACCGCCTGAACGGCTACATCCGCTCGAAGATCGCCGCGGAGGACCTGCTGCTCGAGGCGCGGGATGCCGGCACGATCCCCGAGCTGGTCATCGTACGCCCGCGCGGACTCATCGGAGTCGGTGATCCGAGCCTCGTGCCGAGACTCCTCGCGGTGCACCGGCGGATCGGGGTGCCGCTCTTCGACGGAGGCGACACCCTCATCGACCTCACCGCGGTCGAGAACGTCGCCGCCGCTCTGCGCCTCGCGCTGCACCGCGGCGATGCCGCCGGGGGCGTCTACAACATCTCCAACGACGATCCCCGACGATTCCGCGACCTTCTCACGACCCTGCTCGGCCTCCTCGGACAGGAGCCGCGGTTCCGTCCGCTGCCCCGGCCCCTCGCCTGGGCCCTGGCCGGTGTTCTGGAGCGGGTCTGCTCCGCTCTGCCCTGGCGTCCGGAACCTCCGCTCACCCGCTACACCCTCACCACCATCGCCTACTCGCAGACCCTCGACGTCTCGCGCGCGAAGGCCGACCTCGGATATCGACCCGAGGTGTCCCTCGACGAGGCGCTCGCCCGGGTCGCGGCGCACATGCCGGGGGAGTCATGA
- a CDS encoding MBL fold metallo-hydrolase encodes MTGRLRHYVCGKTVHDVGAMFHGEPRGRREFPSGVFLYDAADGRRVLFDTGYATGEWRTGWRGAAYRRLLPPQVDDEDDIAVQLRVDGVDPASVTHVVLSHLHPDHIGGVRRFPHATFVLSAGHQRTLAGPRLRDGVLTGLLPDWFSGAERRTLADDAFVDVAVRGTVLSGHDLLGDGSYLVVDLPGHADGHLGALIEGRVLLAGDAAWGADLLDASGRLRMLPRAIQHDPQRYASTASTLRGLAAAGIRVVCSHDPLGATELLS; translated from the coding sequence ATGACCGGCCGCCTCCGCCACTACGTGTGCGGGAAGACCGTGCACGATGTCGGCGCCATGTTCCACGGGGAGCCTCGGGGACGCCGGGAGTTCCCCTCCGGCGTTTTCCTGTACGACGCTGCGGACGGACGGCGAGTGCTGTTCGACACCGGGTATGCCACAGGGGAGTGGCGCACGGGGTGGCGCGGTGCGGCCTATCGGCGCCTCCTGCCGCCGCAGGTGGACGACGAGGACGACATCGCGGTGCAGCTCCGCGTCGACGGTGTGGATCCGGCATCCGTCACGCACGTCGTGCTGTCGCACCTGCATCCCGATCACATCGGCGGCGTCCGCCGCTTTCCGCATGCGACGTTCGTGCTGAGCGCGGGACACCAGAGGACGCTCGCCGGACCGCGTCTGCGCGACGGGGTTCTGACGGGGCTGCTGCCCGACTGGTTCTCCGGGGCGGAGCGCCGCACTCTCGCCGACGACGCGTTCGTCGACGTCGCGGTGCGGGGCACGGTGCTGAGCGGGCACGATCTTCTCGGCGACGGCTCGTATCTCGTCGTGGACCTCCCCGGCCACGCAGACGGGCACCTGGGAGCCCTGATCGAGGGCCGAGTCCTGCTCGCCGGTGACGCGGCATGGGGGGCGGACCTCCTCGACGCCTCGGGACGACTGCGGATGCTCCCGCGTGCGATCCAGCACGACCCGCAGCGCTACGCGTCCACGGCGAGCACGCTGCGCGGCCTCGCCGCTGCCGGCATCCGCGTCGTCTGCAGCCACGACCCGCTCGGAGCCACGGAGCTGCTGAGCTGA
- a CDS encoding DUF4193 domain-containing protein, protein MATDYDAPRKSEDDSESIEALKERVPDKLSGSSGDEDADNPSSFDLPGADLSDLELDVVVLPPQQDEFTCMNCFLVKHRSQLDHEGASGPICKECAA, encoded by the coding sequence ATGGCAACCGATTACGACGCCCCTCGAAAGAGTGAAGACGACTCCGAGTCGATCGAAGCCCTCAAGGAGCGTGTGCCGGACAAGCTCTCCGGTTCTTCGGGAGACGAGGATGCGGACAACCCGTCCAGCTTCGACCTCCCCGGAGCCGACCTCTCCGATCTCGAGCTCGATGTCGTCGTGCTGCCGCCGCAGCAGGACGAGTTCACCTGCATGAACTGCTTCCTCGTGAAGCACCGTTCGCAGCTCGACCACGAGGGAGCCTCCGGCCCCATCTGCAAGGAGTGCGCTGCCTGA